The Wolbachia endosymbiont (group B) of Gerris lacustris genomic interval TTGTGCGAGCTTAAGCAAAATGGTGGTAAATATACATTTACTTTAGAGGATAACCAGAAAAATCGTATAGAGCTAAACTCTGAATACCTTAATATGTATTTTCCTAAGTATTTTGAGAAACACAGTAAAAAAGGAGCATACAATGAACTTTTTTCTCAAGAAGGAAAATGGAATCAGCAATGACATTATAATCCCATTACAAGTTCCAAAAGAGGCAAGCATACTTACTGAAAAGTTCGGTTGGATGAATCCAATAAGAGTAAATATACAGTCAAAAATACCAGATTTTCCAGTAAATATAGATCTAAAAGATTGTAAAAATCATGTAAGTTTCTCTCTTAATTCAAATAACACTATATCTCTTTCTCTAACATCAGCAAAAGCACAATGTGCAGCTGTGCTATCAGGTACTCCAACAGAAACAAATTGGCCAATAAAGGATATTCTAGTCAGAGGTAATTTTATTAATCAACATATTGATAAACAATCTAGAGTTGAAGAAACTTTTGAAGTAGTTAACGTAGAATGTCATCATAGTCAAAGATTTTAGTCTAGCAGGGAATGTTAAATAAACCATACGCGTCAAGTTAAGAGATTGTAAGTAAATTCATTCAGGGAAGTTAAGGTAGATACTCTAGTTTTTCTGTACTTGTCTTTTAATGAAAATCGAGACCAAGTTATGGTAAGCTTTTTAAGAAAAACTTTCAAACTATTAACTTTATTCTTTAGTGCTAAAAATAACTCTCTAACCCGCCTTTTTAGCTCAATAAATGCCTTTGTTAAGCTAAGTTCTGTATTCTTTTTCACTTCTGTGCAACCAACTATGCTGTGAAATATAAGAATTGCGCACAATTTAGCATATAGTTCACATAATACTCTGCATGGCTTTCCTTTTAGCTTATCAAGTCTGATATGGCTTTTATACAATTTAAATAATTTGCCACCTTATACCAACTCTCATTATTAATGAACCAAATAAGAAGCATTGCAGAGTTGTTTAACCGTGGAAGGGGAAAGAGAGGTAATAAATTTACACAAAGCGCTCTCAAGCAGAACAATTGTATCGTAGATTTTATTGCGCAAAATGTTCTGTTTTATATATAACCAAAACCTCTCAACAGGATTGAGGTCAGGTGAGTATGGTGGTAGGTATATAATTTCGATATTTTTAGGTATCTTTAAACTTTTTGACTTATGCCAACTAGCGCAATCCATCACGAGAAAAGCCTTTCGTATTCCTAAATATTGCGACATCTGTTCAAGGAATATATTTATACAAGCAGTGTTGACGTTTGGTGCAAATAAGCTAAAATTCTCTCCATTTCTGGGATTAACTGCACTATAGAGATAAAAATTTTCCCTACCTAATTTTACCTTAACCTGTGTCCTACTGCCTTTTTTAAACCACCCATGTCCAACTTTTGAATGTGTACCAAACCGTGATTCATCGAAGAAAAATAGCTCTTTTTCAGAATGCATGACAATAGTTTCATTGAGGTTTTTTTTTAAACTCCTCTTGCTTATTTTTATCCTGTCCACTATGAACTGGTCTTGGTGTGATATATGAGAATTTCATTCTTTGCATATTACGATGTATTGTGGATTTGCTGATATTCAAACCAAATCTTTCTTGGATTCTTATTCTCATTTCTCTAATAGTAATATTGGGGTTTTCCTCTATCCACACCTCAATTTGTT includes:
- a CDS encoding IS630 family transposase (programmed frameshift), coding for MALRSKLLDEKVVESAKEMLKKVRNNAYVAKKLNAVIAAKKHSITAVAKICCISRKAITTWIKHIKFGREEKLFSPPQRRRKTILNQSQLEQIEVWIEENPNITIREMRIRIQERFGLNISKSTIHRNMQRMKFSYITPRPVHSGQDKNKQEEFKKNLNETIVMHSEKELFFFDESRFGTHSKVGHGWFKKGSRTQVKVKLGRENFYLYSAVNPRNGENFSLFAPNVNTACINIFLEQMSQYLGIRKAFLVMDCASWHKSKSLKIPKNIEIIYLPPYSPDLNPVERFWLYIKQNILRNKIYDTIVLLESALCKFITSLSPSTVKQLCNASYLVH